From a single Pseudorasbora parva isolate DD20220531a chromosome 17, ASM2467924v1, whole genome shotgun sequence genomic region:
- the znf503 gene encoding zinc finger protein 503, whose translation MITSPSASASRNSDTDLVWESTSSSSRNNNSALSKPFLHSVPPSDPLRQANRLPIKILKMLTARTGHILHPEYLQPLPSTPVSPIELDAKKSPLALLAQTCSQIGKPDPPPSSKLSSVTSNGSNEKESKSGPLKLSDIGVEDKSSFKPYSKPSDKKDSSSGVSNGEKSGFRVPSATCQPFTPRTGSPNSSTSASPMPSDGKGERDEKKDSDCNKNCSSDGSAPTSVSHSRISVSCAGINVEVNQHQETTSGSKAATSESSCVTSSSSASVLGSGLVAPVSPYKPGQTVFPLPPAGMTYPGSLAGAYAGYPQHFLPHGGSLVNAQLASSLGCSKAGSSPLAGASPPSIMSASLCRDPYCLSYHCASHLAGAAGASCTHDSAAAAAASALKSGYPLMYPTHPLHGVHSSPPSFGGHPLYPYGFMLPNDPLPHVCNWVSANGPCDKRFSSSEELLNHLRTHTAFTGTEKLISGYPSSSSLASAAAAAMACHMHMPPSGAPGSPGTLALRSPHHALGLSSRYHPYSKSPLPTPGAPVPVPAATGAYYSPYALYGQRLTTASALGYQ comes from the exons ATGATCACATCGCCCTCTGCTTCTGCTTCAAGAAATAGTGATACTGATCTAGTCTGGGAAAGCACCAGCAGCAGCTCTCGGAATAACAACTCCGCGCTCAGCAAGCCTTTTCTCCATTCCGTCCCTCCTTCGGACCCTTTACGGCAAGCTAACCGACTTCCCATAAAGATTTTGAAAATGCTTACTGCACGCACAGGACACATTTTACATCCTGAATATCTTCAGCCATTGCCATCCACCCCTGTTAGTCCAATTGAG CTCGATGCCAAGAAAAGTCCTCTGGCTCTTCTTGCGCAAACATGCTCTCAGATCGGTAAACCGGACCCTCCGCCCTCCTCCAAACTCTCCTCGGTAACATCAAACGGATCTAACGAAAAAGAGTCGAAATCTGGTCCTTTAAAACTGAGTGACATCGGCGTGGAAGACAAATCCAGCTTCAAGCCGTATTCCAAGCCATCGGATAAGAAGGACTCGTCTTCTGGGGTGTCGAACGGAGAGAAGTCTGGTTTCCGTGTGCCTAGCGCCACCTGCCAGCCATTCACTCCTAGGACTGGCAGCCCGAATTCCAGCACTTCGGCTTCCCCGATGCCGTCAGATggaaagggagagagagatgaaAAGAAAGATTCTGATTGTAATAAAAACTGCTCCTCAGATGGATCTGCACCGACCAGCGTCAGCCATAGCAGGATAAGTGTGAGCTGTGCGGGAATTAACGTGGAGGTCAACCAGCACCAGGAGACCACATCAGGATCCAAAGCAGCGACGTCTGAGTCCTCGTGTGTCACCTCTTCATCCTCAGCCTCCGTCCTGGGGTCAGGACTTGTAGCCCCCGTTTCTCCGTACAAACCCGGCCAGACTGTTTTCCCTCTACCCCCGGCTGGCATGACGTACCCCGGCAGTTTAGCAGGGGCCTACGCCGGCTACCCCCAACACTTCCTGCCCCACGGTGGAAGTCTGGTCAATGCGCAGCTCGCCAGCTCGCTGGGCTGCAGTAAAGCTGGCTCAAGCCCCCTAGCCGGGGCATCTCCTCCATCCATAATGTCAGCCAGCCTTTGTAGAGACCCTTACTGCTTGAGTTACCACTGTGCCAGCCACTTAGCCGGTGCAGCCGGAGCTTCCTGCACACACGACTCGGCGGCAGCAGCGGCCGCGTCTGCTTTGAAGTCCGGATATCCACTCATGTACCCGACACACCCTTTGCACGGGGTGCACTCCTCGCCGCCATCTTTTGGTGGACACCCTTTGTATCCCTATGGCTTCATGCTGCCCAACGACCCTCTTCCGCATGTGTGTAACTGGGTGTCAGCTAACGGACCTTGTGACAAGCGTTTCTCGTCCTCCGAAGAACTTCTTAACCACCTGCGGACGCACACTGCATTCACCGGGACCGAAAAGTTGATATCGGGTTATCCCAGTTCATCCTCGTTAGCTAGTGCTGCCGCCGCAGCTATGGCATGCCATATGCACATGCCGCCCTCAGGAGCCCCTGGGAGCCCCGGGACACTGGCACTTAGGAGCCCGCATCATGCGTTAGGACTAAGCAGCCGCTATCACCCGTATTCAAAGAGTCCGTTGCCTACTCCCGGCGCACCGGTTCCGGTACCTGCCGCGACCGGTGCCTATTATTCTCCCTATGCACTGTACGGTCAGAGACTCACCACAGCATCAGCGCTTGGATAccagtaa